In Symmachiella dynata, the following are encoded in one genomic region:
- a CDS encoding sulfatase-like hydrolase/transferase yields the protein MKMTTAICVPLVLIAGASLNAATTPPNIVVILTDDQGFADISLNPHHPQEVSTPHMDALAKEGVTFSQAYTSGHVCSPTRAGLMLGRYQQRVGVYSAGDGGRGFDPQLPIFPAFLPGEYVSTAIGKWHLGLDEDYPALKWHAMNRGFDECYKFMGRGGHDYFDLHSDTESKSAHPLYRNKERIDDEGYLTDRLSEEAIAFIERNKTRPFFLYLAYNAVHAPPQAPQETIAQYRKKFPDLDDKRVILMAMLKHLDDGIGRVVEKLKQEELFDNTILFFLTDNGGSKAMSANNTPLRGFKGSLYEGGIRTPFIVSWPAKFSGGRTVNTPVISLDILPTVLDAVATNPETKNEFDGKSLLPLLTDQSTAHHDTLYWSEGGDSGEWAVRSGDWKLHAMKDKQQLFNLAHDPGEKTDLAAEHPERVKKMNSAFDQWIGEMAAPISGGSKRWEDRPADQLTDRKKERRRQRAERKRQRAAEKKLKKSNANPQDSIK from the coding sequence ATGAAGATGACCACGGCGATTTGTGTCCCTTTGGTATTAATTGCTGGTGCGTCGCTCAACGCCGCAACCACTCCTCCCAATATCGTGGTGATCCTGACAGACGATCAGGGATTCGCTGACATCAGCCTCAATCCGCATCACCCCCAAGAGGTATCGACACCTCACATGGACGCGCTGGCGAAAGAGGGAGTCACCTTTTCACAGGCTTACACGAGTGGGCATGTCTGCTCTCCCACCCGAGCCGGGCTGATGTTGGGGCGTTATCAGCAACGCGTCGGAGTCTATTCCGCCGGCGATGGCGGACGTGGCTTTGACCCGCAACTACCAATCTTCCCCGCATTTCTTCCCGGCGAATACGTGTCGACCGCAATTGGCAAATGGCACCTCGGTCTAGATGAGGATTACCCCGCACTCAAATGGCACGCGATGAACCGTGGCTTCGATGAATGCTACAAGTTCATGGGGCGCGGTGGGCACGATTATTTCGACTTGCATTCCGACACCGAAAGCAAATCCGCGCATCCTCTCTATCGCAATAAAGAGCGGATCGACGATGAAGGCTATTTGACGGACCGTCTCTCCGAAGAGGCCATTGCGTTTATCGAACGGAACAAAACACGACCGTTTTTTCTCTATCTGGCTTACAACGCGGTTCATGCCCCGCCTCAGGCGCCGCAGGAGACCATTGCACAATACCGCAAAAAGTTTCCCGACCTGGACGACAAACGTGTGATTCTGATGGCGATGTTAAAGCACCTGGACGATGGGATCGGCAGGGTTGTCGAAAAACTCAAGCAGGAAGAATTGTTCGACAACACCATTCTGTTTTTTCTGACCGACAACGGTGGCTCCAAGGCCATGAGTGCGAATAACACTCCGCTGCGTGGCTTCAAAGGCAGCCTCTATGAAGGGGGAATCCGTACACCGTTCATCGTCAGTTGGCCGGCAAAGTTTTCCGGCGGACGCACCGTCAATACGCCGGTAATCTCACTCGACATCCTGCCCACGGTTCTTGATGCGGTCGCTACGAACCCTGAAACGAAAAACGAGTTCGACGGCAAGAGCCTGCTGCCACTGCTCACCGACCAAAGCACAGCTCACCACGATACACTGTATTGGAGCGAAGGGGGCGATAGTGGCGAGTGGGCGGTCCGCAGCGGGGACTGGAAGCTGCACGCGATGAAGGACAAGCAGCAATTGTTCAATCTGGCTCACGATCCGGGAGAAAAAACCGACTTAGCTGCCGAACATCCCGAGAGGGTTAAAAAAATGAACAGCGCCTTCGACCAATGGATCGGGGAAATGGCCGCACCGATTTCCGGCGGCAGCAAACGCTGGGAGGATCGTCCAGCGGATCAGTTAACGGACCGCAAGAAAGAACGCCGCAGGCAGCGCGCAGAACGCAAGCGACAACGAGCTGCTGAGAAAAAGTTGAAGAAATCAAACGCAAACCCCCAGGATTCAATCAAATGA
- a CDS encoding transposase: MSNPHQPNVLLEVASLSMRLSTKFVQPYSHPKSPQKFTQSQLLTILILKAYLKTTYRGIIDILGASDQLRERMELTRLPHYSTLKYFADRSHVLEITDAMLAEIIKEFAADADEASMDSTGLETSSASAHFRVRSGKTRKKYVKLSVCVVAGSMLPAGLVVGWGPGNDKCEAPELLEKVRHVTQPKRLFADAGYDAEWIHMYCREGWGVQSWIPPAVHRADGSVGGEYRQQMTKQRLKKNGYGRRWLVESFMSGLKRTMGSALAARSESSLIIEAGLKVLAYALRR, encoded by the coding sequence ATGAGCAACCCCCATCAACCGAACGTGCTGTTGGAAGTCGCTTCACTGTCGATGCGGCTGTCTACGAAATTCGTCCAGCCTTATTCGCACCCCAAAAGCCCGCAGAAATTCACGCAGTCGCAATTGCTGACAATCCTGATTCTCAAAGCGTACTTGAAAACCACCTATCGCGGCATCATCGACATCCTCGGCGCGTCCGACCAACTGCGAGAACGGATGGAGCTCACGCGTTTGCCGCACTACTCGACGTTGAAATACTTCGCCGATCGCTCGCACGTCCTGGAAATCACTGACGCCATGCTGGCGGAGATCATCAAGGAATTTGCCGCTGATGCGGACGAGGCATCGATGGATTCGACCGGTTTGGAAACGTCGTCGGCCAGTGCACACTTTCGCGTACGGAGCGGAAAAACACGAAAGAAATACGTGAAACTCTCGGTCTGTGTTGTGGCTGGATCGATGTTGCCAGCCGGCTTGGTGGTCGGTTGGGGGCCGGGAAACGACAAATGCGAAGCGCCTGAATTATTGGAGAAAGTGCGGCATGTTACGCAGCCCAAACGGCTGTTTGCCGACGCGGGTTATGATGCCGAGTGGATTCACATGTACTGTCGCGAGGGCTGGGGCGTGCAAAGTTGGATTCCGCCGGCGGTGCATCGTGCGGACGGCAGCGTGGGCGGCGAGTATCGACAACAGATGACGAAGCAGCGGCTGAAGAAAAATGGTTACGGCCGGCGTTGGCTAGTGGAATCGTTCATGAGCGGTTTGAAACGGACGATGGGTTCTGCGCTCGCTGCCCGCTCCGAAAGCAGCCTCATTATTGAAGCCGGCCTCAAAGTCCTCGCTTATGCCTTGCGGCGTTAG
- a CDS encoding response regulator translates to MPNVLIVDDSGIDRALAGGLLEREEDIILSFATNGREALDQISSTRPDLVVSDLQMPEMNGLELVAALREEHPSVPVIIMTALGSEKIAAEALKIGASGYVPKASLSSHLPQAVRRLFDASSADRLHSRLFHSLQDLDCRFRLQNDPELISPLVDRIQEVLRCLPLGDEAERVRVAVAVGHGLWIAHHHGNLELALNGHWTDSEFQEVAIQQRMESPATERSIELHTVINREQATFTISHEGAGIDVSRLPPDLESQAADRSWLSGFVMIPAIMDEVSYAPAEKKIILVKQAVQARDDDLEFS, encoded by the coding sequence ATGCCGAACGTTTTGATCGTCGACGACTCTGGAATTGATCGTGCACTGGCGGGCGGATTACTGGAACGCGAAGAAGATATCATCCTCTCCTTTGCAACAAATGGTCGCGAAGCATTGGATCAGATTTCCTCGACGCGGCCCGACCTGGTTGTTTCCGACTTGCAGATGCCCGAGATGAACGGGCTTGAGTTGGTTGCAGCCCTGCGTGAGGAACACCCCTCGGTGCCGGTGATTATTATGACTGCCCTGGGCAGTGAAAAAATTGCCGCCGAGGCCCTGAAAATCGGTGCGTCCGGCTATGTCCCCAAAGCATCGTTGAGCTCACATTTGCCGCAAGCCGTCCGACGACTGTTCGACGCATCAAGCGCAGACCGTCTGCATTCGCGGTTGTTTCACTCACTACAGGACCTGGATTGTCGATTCCGGCTTCAGAACGATCCCGAGTTGATTTCGCCACTCGTCGATCGCATCCAAGAGGTCTTGCGATGTCTTCCCTTGGGTGATGAAGCAGAACGCGTTCGCGTCGCAGTCGCCGTGGGACACGGTTTGTGGATCGCCCACCATCACGGAAACCTTGAACTGGCTCTAAACGGCCATTGGACAGACTCTGAGTTTCAGGAGGTGGCGATCCAACAGCGAATGGAATCCCCGGCAACCGAACGCAGTATCGAACTGCATACGGTCATCAATCGTGAACAAGCAACCTTCACGATCAGTCACGAGGGAGCGGGAATCGATGTTTCTCGATTGCCCCCCGATCTGGAATCGCAAGCAGCCGACAGATCTTGGTTGAGCGGCTTTGTAATGATTCCGGCGATCATGGACGAGGTCTCCTACGCACCCGCGGAAAAAAAGATCATACTTGTGAAACAAGCCGTTCAAGCCCGCGATGACGACTTGGAGTTTTCCTAA